From a region of the Bermanella marisrubri genome:
- the lptA gene encoding lipopolysaccharide transport periplasmic protein LptA: MIHPISNTLILVLSFWVAAVQALPEDTQQEIRIASDKAFLDKPKGELIYTGNVRLNQGSLKIEADKVTIIRDETGLKQVVAEGKPARYEQVLNQDQEKTKAYGETIIYLTKSKQLTLLKNAGLQKQGNEFSGERIVYLIDQQKVKAESPQEDQRIRMVIQPEQQKNSSESTKE; encoded by the coding sequence ATGATCCATCCCATCAGTAATACCTTGATTTTAGTTTTAAGTTTTTGGGTGGCCGCTGTTCAAGCCTTACCCGAAGACACTCAACAAGAAATCCGTATCGCCAGCGACAAGGCCTTTCTCGACAAACCAAAAGGGGAATTAATCTACACTGGCAATGTGCGCTTAAACCAGGGTTCGTTGAAAATTGAAGCCGATAAGGTCACCATCATTCGTGATGAAACGGGTCTAAAGCAAGTAGTAGCGGAAGGCAAACCCGCGCGCTATGAGCAAGTGTTAAATCAAGATCAAGAAAAAACCAAAGCCTATGGTGAGACCATTATTTATCTAACAAAAAGCAAACAATTAACGTTGTTAAAAAATGCTGGCTTACAAAAACAAGGTAATGAATTCAGTGGTGAACGTATTGTTTATCTGATTGATCAGCAAAAAGTTAAGGCGGAAAGCCCACAAGAAGATCAGCGTATTCGCATGGTGATTCAGCCAGAACAACAAAAGAATTCCAGCGAAAGTACTAAGGAATAA
- the lptC gene encoding LPS export ABC transporter periplasmic protein LptC — MRKRYIATILIALTVVAYMALNDRQGEEYHDQEQAKLEPDFMVENLNLQNYGENGELRQTVKAKSAKHFPATDVQAEIVAFISPDITLHQADKKLWRLTAETGKLTNQRYLSLSGRVAIKPLVDASTRFSLKTATLNMDLNTQIANTDSDVIIENPNTLIESTGLTLDLKKETVQFISKVRGSHDPSHQ; from the coding sequence ATGCGCAAGCGTTATATTGCCACTATTCTCATCGCCCTTACGGTCGTGGCCTATATGGCTCTTAATGACCGTCAGGGGGAAGAATATCACGATCAGGAACAAGCCAAGCTAGAACCTGATTTTATGGTTGAGAACCTAAACCTGCAAAATTATGGGGAAAATGGCGAGTTACGACAAACCGTGAAAGCAAAATCTGCCAAACACTTCCCTGCGACCGATGTTCAAGCCGAAATTGTAGCGTTTATTTCTCCGGACATTACACTCCATCAAGCAGATAAAAAACTTTGGCGATTGACAGCTGAAACTGGCAAATTAACAAATCAGCGCTACCTAAGCCTATCCGGTCGCGTTGCAATTAAACCTTTAGTTGACGCATCGACTCGCTTTAGTCTGAAAACCGCAACACTCAATATGGACTTAAATACACAAATCGCTAACACTGATTCTGACGTTATTATCGAAAACCCTAACACCCTGATCGAATCGACAGGACTGACACTAGATCTAAAAAAAGAAACCGTTCAGTTTATATCCAAGGTAAGAGGCTCACATGATCCATCCCATCAGTAA
- a CDS encoding KpsF/GutQ family sugar-phosphate isomerase encodes MSFNYIESIQRTIADERDAVDQLLKNLNHEALNTACDLLLNCQGRIVVTGMGKSGHIGNKIAATLASTGSPAFFVHPGEAAHGDMGMITEQDVVIALSNSGESSEVTTLIPLLKRLNVPLISMTGNDTSTLATGADSHINVGVEKEACPLDLAPTSSTTVALVMGDALAIALLEARGFTAEQFAFSHPGGSLGRKLLLKVKTIMHCGSQIPQVKPDTLVKDALIEMTQKGLGMTTVIDEHGQLSGIFTDGDLRRTLDKDIDFHTTPVQAVMTTGVTTIDPERLAAEALQVMEEKKINALVATENGKVAGVINMHDLLRAGVI; translated from the coding sequence ATGAGTTTTAACTACATCGAATCAATCCAACGCACCATTGCCGATGAGCGCGACGCAGTAGATCAGCTATTAAAAAACCTGAATCACGAAGCACTCAACACTGCTTGCGACCTACTGCTTAATTGCCAAGGCCGCATTGTGGTAACCGGTATGGGTAAGTCTGGTCATATCGGTAATAAAATCGCCGCCACACTGGCCAGTACAGGTAGCCCTGCATTTTTTGTTCACCCTGGTGAAGCCGCCCACGGCGACATGGGAATGATTACCGAGCAAGACGTCGTCATTGCGCTTTCTAATTCAGGTGAATCCAGTGAAGTCACTACTCTGATTCCGCTGTTGAAGCGCTTGAACGTGCCTTTAATTTCTATGACGGGCAATGACACCTCCACGCTTGCAACAGGCGCTGATAGCCACATCAACGTGGGTGTAGAAAAAGAAGCTTGCCCGCTAGACTTGGCACCGACATCCAGCACTACCGTGGCCCTCGTCATGGGGGATGCGCTTGCTATCGCCTTGTTAGAAGCACGTGGTTTTACCGCAGAACAATTTGCCTTTTCCCACCCAGGTGGTTCTTTAGGCCGTAAATTGCTGCTGAAAGTCAAAACCATTATGCACTGTGGTAGTCAGATACCGCAGGTCAAACCGGATACCCTCGTAAAAGATGCCCTGATCGAAATGACGCAGAAAGGCCTTGGTATGACAACCGTTATTGACGAACACGGACAACTTAGCGGTATTTTTACCGACGGTGACTTACGTCGCACATTAGATAAAGACATTGATTTTCACACTACCCCTGTACAAGCTGTCATGACAACAGGCGTAACAACCATTGATCCAGAACGCTTGGCTGCCGAAGCTCTACAGGTTATGGAAGAGAAGAAAATCAATGCTTTAGTTGCCACTGAAAACGGTAAAGTTGCAGGCGTCATCAATATGCATGATTTACTGAGAGCTGGGGTTATTTAA
- a CDS encoding calcium/sodium antiporter encodes MLYPALAILIGLIVLVWSADRFVLGAAATARHFGMSPLLIGMTIVSLGTSAPEIFVSTTAAIDGAGGLAIGNALGSNIANIGLVLGITALIAPLPIQGKMLKKEMPILLLVSVIAGLTLQDLAISFMDSVIMFICLIITLFWLFNESNDQGIGGLEEEEAEAIEQMSTSQSVMWLIIGIVALIASAKILVWGAVEVATALGVSELVIGLTIVAIGTSLPELAASVASALKGHHDIAIGNVVGSNIFNLLAVMPIPGLFAKTVVESDALYRDYGAMMGLTLFLIAFVYIFRKRGRVGRSAGSIMLLAYLSYLGLLFVQH; translated from the coding sequence ATGCTTTATCCTGCTTTGGCCATTTTAATCGGTCTTATTGTGCTTGTTTGGAGCGCAGACCGCTTCGTTTTAGGTGCTGCTGCCACGGCTCGTCACTTTGGTATGTCGCCGCTCTTAATAGGGATGACTATTGTATCTTTGGGTACCAGCGCTCCAGAAATATTTGTCAGTACTACCGCTGCTATTGATGGTGCTGGTGGTCTAGCAATCGGTAATGCTCTGGGTTCTAACATTGCCAATATTGGCTTAGTTTTGGGGATTACTGCATTGATCGCTCCTTTGCCTATTCAGGGTAAGATGCTGAAAAAAGAAATGCCTATCTTGCTATTGGTCAGCGTTATAGCCGGCTTAACCTTGCAAGACTTGGCCATTAGTTTCATGGACAGCGTCATTATGTTTATTTGCTTAATCATCACGCTATTCTGGCTATTTAACGAAAGCAATGATCAGGGTATCGGCGGACTAGAAGAGGAAGAAGCCGAAGCCATTGAGCAAATGAGCACTTCTCAAAGCGTTATGTGGTTAATCATTGGTATCGTAGCGTTGATTGCCAGTGCTAAGATTCTGGTTTGGGGGGCTGTTGAAGTGGCTACTGCCTTGGGCGTGAGCGAACTAGTGATTGGTCTTACTATTGTCGCCATCGGCACAAGCTTACCTGAGCTAGCCGCCAGCGTGGCTAGTGCCTTGAAGGGCCATCATGATATCGCCATTGGCAATGTTGTGGGCTCAAATATTTTTAATCTTTTAGCTGTCATGCCTATTCCCGGACTATTCGCTAAGACAGTAGTCGAGAGCGATGCGCTTTACCGAGATTACGGCGCTATGATGGGATTGACACTTTTCCTTATTGCATTTGTCTATATATTCCGTAAGCGAGGCCGAGTTGGCCGCAGTGCAGGTTCCATCATGCTGCTGGCTTACCTAAGCTATCTTGGCTTATTATTTGTTCAACATTAG
- a CDS encoding BolA family protein, translated as MSPEALQELLAERLSDCQVSVDGDGYQYQITVIGDVFEGLNTVKRQQHVYGALNDKITDGSVHAVTIKTYTKAQWAEQES; from the coding sequence ATGAGCCCAGAAGCATTGCAAGAGTTACTAGCAGAGCGTTTATCTGATTGCCAAGTGAGTGTGGATGGTGATGGTTACCAGTATCAAATTACCGTGATCGGTGATGTGTTTGAAGGACTCAACACTGTGAAGCGTCAACAGCATGTGTATGGTGCGTTGAACGATAAGATCACTGATGGAAGCGTTCACGCTGTAACCATAAAAACGTACACGAAAGCCCAATGGGCCGAACAAGAATCCTAA